The nucleotide sequence GAAACATCCCGATCGACGAACCCGATTCAATCAGTTTCATGATCTCAGCTGTACCCTCCGCCCAAACGATCACGGTCGTTGTATCCAAAGGCCAATCGCGAAACCCGGAAAAGCGTGGTTTGGAACAGGCCCTGGCGCAGCAGGCCGGGAAGATCGATGGCGTACGCGTGATCGTGGTGCCGCACCTGTACGACTTGCCCCGCAACAGTGATTCGTATCGTGAATTGGCCGAGGTCCAAGGCGACCTGATCATCGCCTCCTGGATCTTTCCGCGTGCGGCACACTGGGTGTTGGACCGGAATCAAATTCGCGGACGATACCAGGAATTTCTGGCCGACGATGACGCGTCCGGCGACGCCGAACCGGTCACGACGACGTCGTCGACCGACGCTGACGAACCCACTCGAGTCACCGAACTGCACCCGCGTCCGGATCGCGTCATCCACTGTGTCGATTTGAAGACCGGAAACGATGTCGGGCGATACGTCGACGGGATTCGTGAATTGATCGGCCGGACTCATCCGGAATCCGCGGGGCTGCCGATTGTCGGAGGAAAGATCGTCGAAGTGGACGAGCCGACCAAACGTCGGTGGTATCCCGTGATCGATTTCGATCGCTGCACCAATTGCATGGAGTGCATCGACTTTTGTCTGTTCGGCGTCTATGGCGTCGACGGTGCGGAAACCATCTTGGTCGAACAGCCCGACAACTGTCGCAAAGGTTGTCCGGCGTGCAGCCGCGTGTGTCCCGAAAATGCCATCATCTTTCCGCAGCACAAGGCCCCCGCGATCGCCGGCGCCCCGACCGATGGCGATGAAGGCTTCAAGATCGATCTTTCACAATTGTTTGGCGCACCGGCCAAGGGCGATGATCCGATCGCGACTGCGGCCCGCGAGCGTGACGAGCAGCTGTTGTTGGCCGGGCGAGATGCGGTTGGGATCGATGATCAGCTGCGACGCCGGCAATCGGATCTGGAGAATCAGCCGAAGGATCGGCTGGACAATCTGATCGACGCTTTGGACGACATGGACCTGTAGTCATCGCCGCGACGATCGTGTTTCATGCTCCATGGGCAGCGTCCACGGGGACATTTCGCAAACGACGCAGCTTTTCCAAACTGTCATTGCGGTGCGTTTTCCGGGCTCTGTGAAGCGTTTTTCCCCCGTGCGGTCGAAACGGATCGATGTCTGTTCATTAGCCGATTCGTTTGTGTGAACTTCTGGCGCCGGTGTTCCGATGGAAAAGGATGTCTGATCATCCGCCTAGGAGCCCACCGTGTCGCTGCGAACCCGCCGCCAATGTGCCGCCCGCCGAACCGCCCTCGCTTGCCTGATCGCCATGGCCGGGGGGGCTGATACGGCATGGGCTGATGAGAGCGGATTGACACTGCAAGCGCCGGCCAATGTGCAGGTGCGCATTCGCGAGGCACACAAGCCGTGGCAGGACAAGCCGGTCGAAACCATCGAGCCGGCGTTGAAGCTGTTGCCGCCCAAGGATCCGATCGCCGAATCGAAAGCGGATGAACCATCGGCCGAGCCCGCATCGGCCGAAAAGAGCCAGCCAAAATCGGTAGCCGCATCGTCGATCAAGCTGCGCCCGCTGAATCTGGCACCCGCCCGTCCCTCGGCGACCGTCGACAAGTTGGTTCCCGCGAAACCGGTCAACCAGCGCGAAACACGTCCTGGTCCGCTGTCGTTGGGCGCGCCTGCCGTGGCGTCTCAGCCCAAGCCGATCCATGGGTTGCCGCCGTCGTTGCGGACCGAATCGGATCGTGGCCTTGATTCACCGGCAAACGATTCGTCGTCTCAGAAGCCATCGGCACCCGTTCAGCCATCGGCACCCGTTCAGCGAAACGCACAGCCCGGCGTTGTTCCGAACGCCGTGGTTGATCCCGATTCCAATTGGGTCGCCCGCGAAGCGATCAACCGGATTGCCCCGTTGACCGATCCCGTTGCTCGATCCCGTCAACCGTCGGCTCCGATCGCAACGACACCCGCCGCACCGTCGGTCGATCGTTTCCGTCCGATGCCGGCGGTGACGAAGCCAAAATTGGCAAAGCCGGATCTTGCAAAACCGGACATCGCAAACGAAGCGGCGGTGTCACCCGAGGACTCGACTCCGTCGGCGGACCTGGAAACACAACCCAAACTTGACCGGGAAGCTTCGTCCGATCAGCTTCGGCCCGTGCCATCACTGGGCGACCCGTCCGCGGATGTTCAGGTCAATCAAACTCAGCAGAATGTCGCCGGCGAAACGCAGACACCGACCGACAAGCCAACCGAGACCGCTGACGAACCCGTCGCGTCATCCAGCAATGCAGGTGGCATCACCGTGCGTTCGCTGAAGATCGATCGTTCCGGTCGACACACCGAATCGGTTCACCCCGATTACCAACGTCCATCCGCAGACGCGGATCAGGAAACGGCCGTTGTCCCGCGTCGTGTCGATCGTCACAGCGATGATTCATCCGAATCGGCTCGCATTGCCCGATCGACGCAACAAAAGACATCCCCTGGACTGACCGAGGCGAACGTCAAGGATCTGGACGCGCATGATTCCAAGGCCGCATCGCCACGGGCCGTCCAGCAAAACGAGTCACCATCGGTGGCATCCGTCGCACCGTTGGATGTCGATGAAGTCTCTCAAGTCGAACTGGACTACACCGGAAATCCGAAACAGGATTTCGGTTTGACCCGCACCGCGGCGTCGATGAAGGGGCGAATCGCGGGCGTGTTGAAGTACTTTTATGACCGACCGGAGATCGCCGACGGCCGCAGCAACTGGGGCATGATTCACGCGATGTTGGTTTACGGACCGGATACCAAAGTCCGTGTCGGCAAAAAACACTACAGCACCATCGCTTGGGTCGCGGGGAACAACATCTGTCGTGGCCAGCGATTGTTGGCCGATGGTCCCAACGGCATCGAAGCGACCAATGGTGTGGGGCTGCAAGGACACGACGGCCAATTCCTGATGACCCTTGGCCTGTCCGGTGTTCCCGACACATATCCGCTGTACGCCAGCGGCAAAAAGTACACGGTCGCTGACTTGGTCCAACGTGAAGCCAAGTCGTGTAAGCCGGGAACGGAATTGACGTTCATCATGATCGGCTTGCTGCATTACATGAGCACCGATGCAACCTGGGTTTCCGATGACGGCCAGCGTTGGGATTTCGAGCGATTGCTGGCGGAAGAATTGTCGCAGCCGATCGTCGGGCAAGCCTGTGGCGGCACACACCGTTTGATGGGCTTTGCACATGCCTTGCGGAAACGTCGCGCCGAAGGATTGCCCATCACTGGGCAGTGGAGTCGGGCTGACAAGTTCGTGCAAGACTTCATGGCTTACACCTACAAACTTCAAAACCGCGACGGATCTTTCAGCACCGATTGGTTCGCCGGTCGTGAAGACAACGGCGATCTGGATCGGAAGATTCAAACCACCGGTCATATGACCGAATGGTTGTTGACCGCCACGCCGGATCATGAAATCCAGAACCCGCGACTGTTGGCCGCGGTTCGATTCCTGGCCACCGAAATCGGCAACGAACCCCAGCGTGAATGGTCCATCGGGCCAAAAGGTCACGCCTTGCGATCCCTGGCGATGTTCTACGATCGGGTATACCGTGAAGGACCAGCGTGGCGACATGGTGCCGTCGCACGATCTAACAACGGTTCGACCCATCGGCGATATCGTCGATAAGACAGATGCCCAAAAGCTTGTATCTGGCGACCAATGCCAATGCGACCGGCAAACGCATGGTCGCTCTTGGCGTGATGGAACTGGCCATGCGACGCTTTGATCGCGTCGCCTTCTTTCGCCCAATCGTCCGTCATAGTCCCGAGGACGATCAAAGCATTCGATTGATGCGGGCACGTTACCGCATGGAAACGACCCCGGCGCAAATGGCCGGCGTGACACGTCGCGAAGCCCGCCAGATGTTGGCCGCAGATCAGTACGACGGACTGATCCAACGGATCCAAGCGGTGTTCAAGACGCTGGAGGAGAACGCCGACTTCGTGGTCGTCGAAGGCACCAGTTTCCAAGGCTTGGTGCCGGAGATCGAATTCGAGCTGAATGCCGACATTGCGATCAACCTGGGATGTGCCCTGATGCCCGTCTATGCCGCGTCGCACGACACGGTGGAAGACTGTGTGCAATCGATCCGCATCGGCAACGACAGCTTGACCGACCATGGCGGGCAAATCGTCGCGACGGTGGTCAATCAGGTGACCGAAAAGATGGACACCGGGCTACGCCAAGCCTGTCACGATGCCGGCTTGGACGCGCAAGCGCCGATGTATTTCTTGCCCGAGGTCGCGCTGCTGCGCCACCCCACGGTCCGCGAAATTCAAAAGGGCATCGGCGCGACGTTGCTTTCCGGTGACGAAGTGACGTTGGATCGCGAGATCTCGCGTTTGAAGGTCGCGGCGATGCAGTTGCCCAGTTTTGCCGAGCGAATTTTTCCGTCCAGTTTGGTGATCACCCCCGGCGACCGCAGCGACATCTTGGCCGGGTGTGCCCTGTCCTGTTTGCGTCCGGAAGGACCGGCGCCGGCGGGTGTCGTGTTGACCGGTGGAATCCTGCCGCCCGATTCGATTCGTGACATGGTCCGTCACGCGTGTGGGTTGCCGATCCTGATGACGACCGACGACACGTTCACCGCGGCGCGAAAGGCGTCCCAGGTGCGTGCCGAAATCGGTGAACACGCGCCAAGAAAGATCGAATCGGCCATTGGGCTGTTTGAACAGAACATCGACAACGATGACTTGGCCGGGCGACTGCAGGCGCCGGTCGCCTTCAAGGTCACACCGCTGTTGTTCGAATACTCGCTGATCCAGCGGGCCCGCGCCGTCGACACGCGAATCGTGTTGCCCGAAGGCACTGAACCTCGGATCTTGCAAGCCGTCGATGTGCTGCGACGCCGCAAAGTGGCCGACCTGATCCTGTTGGGAGATCCGGCGGAGATCCAAGCGGCGGCGGTGGCCGCCGGCGTGGCGTTGCCCGACGAAGGCGTGGAGATCATCAATCCGTTCGACAGCCCGCTGCATGAACAGTTTTCCCAGGAATACTACGAAATGCGCCGTGACCGTGGGGTCACCTTGGACGTGGCCCGCGACCGGATGCACGAAGTCAGCTATTTCGGCACGATGTTGGTCCACCGCGGGTTGGCCGGTGGCATGGTCAGTGGTTCACGCCACACGACGGCCAACACGATTCGGCCCGCGTTCGAATTTGTCAAAACGCGGCCCGGGGTTGGCGTGGTCAGCAGTGTCTTTTTGATGTGTCTGCGTCACAGCGTTTTGGTGTACGGCGATTGTGCGGTGATCCCCAATCCGTCGGCCGACGAACTGGTGGAAATCGCCAGCAGTAGTGCCGATACCGCGGCGCAGTTCGGGATCGAACCACGCGTGGCGATGCTGTCCTATTCCACCGGTGAAAGTGGAAAGGGCGCCGACGTCGATCGGGTCCGACAAGCCACCGAAATGCTACGCCGCCGACGTCCGGAATTGCCCGTCGAAGGTCCGCTGCAATACGACGCCGCGATCGACCCGCGGGTGGCTGCCCAAAAGATGCCTGACAGCCAAGTCGCCGGACGCGCAACGGTGTTCGTCTTTCCCGATTTGAATACCGGCAACAACACATACAAGGCCGTCCAGCGGTCGGCCGGCGCCGTCGCCATCGGTCCGGTCTTGCAAGGTTTGAACAAACCGGTGAACGACCTTTCGCGTGGTTGTACGGTCGCCGACATCGTCAACACGGTGGCCATCACGGCCGTTCAAGCGCAAAGCGTATCGGTCCCCGAAAACGCCACAAGTTCCACAACAACGATTCCAACGGGCACGTCCCCATGAACGTTTTGGTCGTCAATGTGGGCAGCACCACATTGAAATATGCCTGCATTGATACCCAGCGGCGAGAACGACTGACCGAGGGATTGATTGATCGAATCGGGCAAGACGGTGGCGACGCACCCGATCACATGACCGCTGTTCAAGATGCGTTGCAAAAGCACGCGGACATCGAATTTACCGCGATCGGACATCGGGTGGTTCAAGGTGGTGATCGCTTTACCGAACCCACACGCGTGACCGATCAAGTCCGATCGGACATGGTCGAATTGGATCCGCTGGCGCCGCTGCACAATCCGCCGGCTCGACGGGTGATCGACCACATCGCCACC is from Crateriforma conspicua and encodes:
- a CDS encoding 4Fe-4S dicluster domain-containing protein → MISAVPSAQTITVVVSKGQSRNPEKRGLEQALAQQAGKIDGVRVIVVPHLYDLPRNSDSYRELAEVQGDLIIASWIFPRAAHWVLDRNQIRGRYQEFLADDDASGDAEPVTTTSSTDADEPTRVTELHPRPDRVIHCVDLKTGNDVGRYVDGIRELIGRTHPESAGLPIVGGKIVEVDEPTKRRWYPVIDFDRCTNCMECIDFCLFGVYGVDGAETILVEQPDNCRKGCPACSRVCPENAIIFPQHKAPAIAGAPTDGDEGFKIDLSQLFGAPAKGDDPIATAARERDEQLLLAGRDAVGIDDQLRRRQSDLENQPKDRLDNLIDALDDMDL
- the pta gene encoding phosphate acetyltransferase, with translation MPKSLYLATNANATGKRMVALGVMELAMRRFDRVAFFRPIVRHSPEDDQSIRLMRARYRMETTPAQMAGVTRREARQMLAADQYDGLIQRIQAVFKTLEENADFVVVEGTSFQGLVPEIEFELNADIAINLGCALMPVYAASHDTVEDCVQSIRIGNDSLTDHGGQIVATVVNQVTEKMDTGLRQACHDAGLDAQAPMYFLPEVALLRHPTVREIQKGIGATLLSGDEVTLDREISRLKVAAMQLPSFAERIFPSSLVITPGDRSDILAGCALSCLRPEGPAPAGVVLTGGILPPDSIRDMVRHACGLPILMTTDDTFTAARKASQVRAEIGEHAPRKIESAIGLFEQNIDNDDLAGRLQAPVAFKVTPLLFEYSLIQRARAVDTRIVLPEGTEPRILQAVDVLRRRKVADLILLGDPAEIQAAAVAAGVALPDEGVEIINPFDSPLHEQFSQEYYEMRRDRGVTLDVARDRMHEVSYFGTMLVHRGLAGGMVSGSRHTTANTIRPAFEFVKTRPGVGVVSSVFLMCLRHSVLVYGDCAVIPNPSADELVEIASSSADTAAQFGIEPRVAMLSYSTGESGKGADVDRVRQATEMLRRRRPELPVEGPLQYDAAIDPRVAAQKMPDSQVAGRATVFVFPDLNTGNNTYKAVQRSAGAVAIGPVLQGLNKPVNDLSRGCTVADIVNTVAITAVQAQSVSVPENATSSTTTIPTGTSP